The Camelina sativa cultivar DH55 chromosome 16, Cs, whole genome shotgun sequence sequence GAGCCACCAAAATAAACTTAATCTACACTCGTTTAAcacttttgaaaagaaaagattctACAGTACTTTCTAATACTAAAATCATATCTCGGATTCCTTGAATCAAATGTCTCATTGTACACAAACAACACACTTGAGCTCTGTAAGTTATTCATAGAGTTGACCTAAAACTCAATAGTCAACCACACACAGCTTTCTATAAGACTAAAAACAACCAATTCATCAAATTCAACACCAAGAACCAATAAAAGTCTCAAATCAAATCTAATcgaatcttaaaaaaaaagacgaaattCACAGCACAATGTCTTAACAGACACACAATCTAGCAttcagaaatttaaaaaaaaaaactgttcaaAGAGAAAACGAAACCTAAGAAGAAATCAGAAACCTGAAGGAATGCAATGAAAGCAAGTGCGGCATCGATAAAAGCGAGACAGAGATTGAAAGCGATGAAGCTTGGAGCATAGCATTTATTATTATGCTTGGTTGATTCGAAAAGCGTAGCTACGATCGTCATCACGAATCGAATgaatcttctcttctctctcgatccCTTACCCCCTTGAGATCGAATGCCCGAGATTTTTAGGTttgtgggagagagagagaggatcaaAGAACACCCACCGAGACAGATGGTTGTAGGAGATGGGTTGGGTCTGGtctgagaaaaataaaaaaatatatataaagttaattttttatctaaCATATTTTCTGGacagcaccaaaaaaaaaaaagtattaattttgATTGCTACGAGTGGTACGGCACACTTTAGATACTAGCTAATTTTTTTACTCCCCgaaataaagtatttttttttctggtttaaataaattaattactacAGTCTACAAGTGTCAATTGTAAAAAGTGTATAcgttaaatattaaatttttgatacaATATCGTcgtttaactaaaaaaattgtcGTTCAATTTAATTTTCTGGAAATAAACATAACTAAAATCTATAGTTTCCCTTTTCAAATAAACATTAATTCTACTCAGTGGAAACTTTTAATTCTGAAAGCTATATGGACCCCTGTATTTGtgattaaaaacttaaaattataattaattcctcgtatttttattttctatttaactGAATTAGTTAATTACAGATACcgacatatatattattattggcTCCTatgagctaatcttttgttttcaaaaaaaaaaaaaaacatatatattatcatagtctatgattcatatatatatgtttgtgatgAGAaatatgtacgtacatatataaTAGGAAgtatacattttaatttgtaattaatCTACCGATTTATCTTAACTTTTGGTCTACAAGCGTACATCAAAACTGATTTTCACTAGTCTATGTATAACACCAGTCGTAGACATCATCATTTTTATATACCTACTactatttctaattttatttagatatataCTTAGACCATGACCACAATAGCCGTATTAAAGAAAGTCTGACAGTGGCCGGAGAAGAACATGAACAAACACATCATAGCCACCGGAGGCTTTTCGATCACTCCTGACGCAGCCATCCATATCCCACAAACCATTGCACCAGCTACCCCCACGAATATAACCAACCTTGGTCCACCAAAGAAGCGACCACTACCGCTTTTGCTGCTTGCAACCGCGGTGTAGAAGAGTCCGGAGAGGATGCCTACGTTTGCTCCGATGTCTTTGCAAACGGAGACGGTGTCAAGGGTAGACTGGTCATAATTAAGATTGAGATGTTTTGAGAAGAGAGGAATAGATTCCAAAGGTGTAGATTGCTCCGGTAAAGCTTTGTATCCATATACTCGCTGCCGCAGCCACCCATTTCGTATTTGCAAACTCCatctatctctctttttctctccttctctatAACTCTCTATCTGCGCTAGCGTCGATCAAAATGAGCAAACAATGTCTTAAAATGAAAGTAAAGTCAgctttaaatttaaattgttgTATAATCGTGGGCATTCTTGGTTTGGTTAGACCAACGGTGAAAACAAACCGAATTCTGATTGGAGTTTGCGCCACTCCAACTCTCCAACTAGACTAAACCAAATTTAACCAATATCAGAAACCCATAACAAAACATTGTATCATTGTTCATTGGTTTCGCTTTTCTAAACCAGGGTACTGAATCGAATATGGGTTAACATAAAACCAAATCTGAAATGCCCACCATGTGAAACGAGGAAGTCCTCcattattcaattattttatacaagtaGCTGTATAGAGGAGAGACCAATTAATGGATAAAGTATGCATTATATAATCAATTTGTAATTGTATACATGAGTTTAAAcgtgacttttttttgttagatataATTACACTTTCGTACGTGACTAGTCTTTCCTCCAtcatattgtaaatttgtaatgtgATTATAAAAACGAGACCTGTAGTTGCTTCGTATAAGTCTTCGCAAATCGCTGACAACTATAAACTTGATAGGCAAATCTTTCCGCAGCAACACACAATCAAATAACTTAACTAATTATCTCTTAATATTATTTGCCAAATGCAGAAAACGAAACtactttttaatttcaataatatatGCAAGGTACAATATATCTAGCATCCGCCTAGCATTTGATTGGGATCGGATGAAATTTGGAATTGGTACACTAACACTTGAAGTTGATGCTATTGGATATTATCCAAGCATACGTACGTTGCTTAAACACACGAAATTCAATGGCCGAAGCCAATTATTTGcgaaactaaatatataaattagccTTAGTGTCTTACTTATCTATATTTCCATGTGTACTTACGTACGTGTTGAATTAAACCAAATTGTAAGCAACGGATTCGTTCCCTAGCCTGATGCGTCTTTACAACACCAACAAACACACAAGTACACGGataacctttttaaaaatatatacgcATAATTCAATTTCAGTGTCTTACTATATATTTTGGTATAAATTGTACTTCGTTTAAGGCTTCATAAATTGTGAAAATTCATTTTTTGAACTTCATTCATGTTTTTTCGTCAACAATTTGAACCTcttctattttaataaaaagagaTCATTACCAGGTGATCAAATGCTCCACTGGAACATTGGTGCTTCAGGGATATCTGTGCTATGCGACAATGCTCTGGATACAGAGACCACCTTTTCTTCTCCTCCAACTTTGGAACAAAGATTTAGGGCACCACAACGAGAATCATCTTTAACGACAAGTTTTCAACGAATTGGCAAACACTATTACTCTTGATTAGTGGCGAATGGCGAGATCACCTAGATACATTCATGGTCCACTATCTCTTCCAAACAGCAACCTACAACATTTGGCGTGAAAAAAAATTCCAGACACCATAAACACCTACCGAATGCAGCAACAAGGATAATTACACTGGTGGATAGACAAATGAGGGATCATTCTTGTCTCTTCTCCTCATGGGTGACACTGTGACAGGCGCTATGAACATGGCTTACAAGCCTGGCTTTCCTCTCGGTTCTGATTTATAGACAGTTTTTTTCCAgctaaaatattgttttactatATGAtgcgatattttttttttgaatataattaatattaaaaaaaactagattatattttttcgtTGAAAAAggtataaaaagacaaaattgaaTCATCAGAAATGAGTTCATGGGATTATAGAActaaatgttatttttgttttaatgtttaataaatggATTTAGATTCTAGTACCCACTAACgttaaaatacaataccaaaaatattaaaaagagtaTGCGTGGGCCGAAAGCAACGGAGCCCTGATGCGTCTGTACACGCAGACGTTTAGATTCCCTTTCcagtaaaacacacaaaatgtGTTGTTTTCCCAACTTCCCCATATTTTAGCTTACTTAGAAATTTAACCAAGTTATCAGTATTTTAATTAGTGTAGAAGATTCCAACTTATCACATAGTATTAAAATTGTGAAAGAGAGCAAAAGTAACTAGATGATTACatacttgttttcttctatCCACAATTTCAAATCACGATCGACTATATAACAAActgttgtttttctttataaaatagattttagtgttttgtttttataatactTATGTATTGCATggtaatttggttttctttataAACTGTTGTTTCCTCGACCATGTAGTTTTGTGTGCCAAACTGCAGTTACTTGTCACATAGAAAGCAAAAGTAGCATACATTATTTGACAAGTCTGTCTTGGTCCAGTCAAGTTTCCAGTGTTAGTATGTTTTTGCAAAATCGAAAAATCAGgctcttgattcttgattcttgaatcttgatcagGTTCTGGTAAGACTGAAAGTCCGCAATATTACCACGATCATACAGAGTATTTTCGCTGTATTCACTgaatttacttatttatataataaaatatttttcaaaaaaaaaaagaggagcaGAACATTATTTGTATACAATGGATGAGAAAAAGTCATGAGACACAAGTTACGAAATATGACAAATTCACGTGTTTTCAtgtcatttgaaaaaaaaaatcaatcgttGATTTGAACTTAAATCAGTACAAACTACAAACTAATGACTTGATTcaaaaaattcatcattttttcttacaacaagtcaacaacgaAAATAAGATAAACGTCGATTTAAGAgtcatataatttctttaaacaGGGACTAATAAAAACGTCGATTTGGTTCTTGATATTTCTTGCTGGTCCTATAAGCTataacatacagtatatattaacatataatCGATTTTTGAACATTCACAAAATTAGAATAATTGTACAGtgacagaaaaagaaaagggacgATCCAATCGGGCTCCCCAGTCTGCAATATTATCACAGACACATAAAAGGATAAGAGAACTCCAACACATATCATAAAGTATTTTgctttataaacttttttttttttaatttaatgaatTAATAATCAAAGTGCAAAAGTGTACAGATATAGAAAGAAAGCGGGGTCCGCACTCAATGCGATGAATCCATGATCATGATATGCACAGGGGCGGATGTACGCTTTAGTATGTGTGGCACGTGCCACATGCTAaatcctaaaaaacaaaaaaaaattacatgaaatTTAGTTATCATAGTTCAGAAAATAATAGCACTTAATTATTGTGCCACATGCTAAGTCTAACGGAAGCCCTTTCTATAATACAGGTTAAGCCCAACTATTTTAAAACTGCTAATGATTCAAGCCCAActaactaaaagtctaaaacttaaagtctataaactttttttgattGGGATTTATACCTAGTTTTTATGAGTTCATCGACAGCAATACAACTGCAccatagagagagaaaagtctTCTGCTTCTATTTTTGATTGGTTCcagtattatttttgtcttcggttattttttatcaaacagCATATAAACAACAGTAAGTAATTGATGCAAAACTTGTCGTTGGACAAAATTCTATTTACGTGTTATAGCATATAAACTTGTCTattgattttcttcttattctagaTAAATTGATAGTCTCATTCAAttgctttaaatatatattgatgaatTCATGCTATGTTTTTTATTAGGTGATCTATGgaaaaatattttccaaaaaaaccaaCAAGTACATCTCATTCTCATGATGATTTGGAGAATTTACCCGTAGACCCTGCAGATAGGAAACGAATTGTGGAATATCACCCTAACCAAAGAGATGAGGTAAGACGCAAATATTTAGTTAAGGGTCCTTATCAACCTCGTGGTCACAAATTTCCTAGAACACTAACCGGAGATAAATTGAGACGATTCAATCcaatttggtttgatctttATGGTGATTGGCTGGAATATAGTGTGAAGACAGACAAggctttttgtttggtttgctaCTTGTTTAGAGATTACACAGAAAATAAAGGTGGAAGTGATGAATTTGTAACAAGGGGATTTGATACATGGAAAAATCCAAAGAGATTGAGTGTTCATGTGGGAGAAGTGAATAGTTTTCACAATAATGCATTGAAAATGGCTGATAATTTGATGAGACAAGGTCAATCAATTGTTCATGCTTTTTATAAGCATGATGATGCTGCAAAAAATGAATACAGAATCAGATTGAATGcttcaattgatgtttgtaGATATTTATTACGGCAAGGATTACCTTTTTGAGGTCATGATGAGTCAGTAGAATCAGCTAATAGGGGAAAATTCATAGAGCTTGTGGAATATACTGCAGATCAAAATGAGCTTGTAAGGAAGGTTGTGTTGGAGAATGCTCCCAAAAATAATCAGATGGTGTCTCACAAAATTCAGACTGATCTAGTGCATTGCTTTGCAGAGGAAGTTATTGAATCTATTATTCAAGAAGTTAATCACGATGTATTTTGCTTGTTGGTGGATGAGTCTGCAGATGTTTCTACTAATGAGCAAGTGGCAGTGGTTTTTCGCTTCGTTGATAAAGATGGGATAGTAAAAGAAAGATTTATTGGTCTTATTCATGTTCAAGATACATCTTCTGGAACTCTGAAATGTGCTGTTGATTCATTGTTTGCAAAGCGGGGGTTGAGTATGAAAAAATTAAGGGGACAAGGTTATGATGGAGCAAGTAACATGAAAGGTGAGTTTAATGGGTTGAGATCTTTGATTTTAAGAGAAAATAGTACTGCATATTATGTACACTGTTTTGCTCACCAGCTTCAATTGGTCGTCGTGGCAGTTgctaaaaaacattttgaagttggtgatttttttgatatgatttcggTTTTGCTAAATGTGGTTGGAGCATCTTGTAAGAGGAAAGATATGGTTCGAGAAGACCAACGAAGGATCATCGAAGAAGGAATTAGTCAAGGTGAAATTAAGACAGGAAAGGGACTGAATCAGGAGCTTTCATTTCAAAGCCCTGGTAATACTCGATGGGGTTCTCACTACAATACCTTAGTACGATTAGTTGATTTATTCCCTTCTATTGTGAAAGTATTGGAGTATGTCCAGAGCGAAGGGAGTGATGGTGTCAAAAGAAGGCAAGCTAATGGTCTCATCAAATATTTGCACacctttgattttgtgttttactTACAGTTGATGTTACTTCTTCTCGGGATCACAAATACTCTATCGGTGGCTCTGCAAAGGAAAGATCAAGACATTTTGAATGCTATGTCTCTGGTGAAATCTACCAAGCAACAATTGTACAATCTCAGGGATAATGGATGGGATTCTTTGGTTGAAAAAGTTAATTCTTTTTGTGAGAGTCATAACACTGAGTTGATCATCATGGAAGAAGAATTTGTTGATCCAAAGAAGCCAAGACGGAGAACCAACATGACAAACTTGCATCATTATCAGGTGGAATGTCTTTACACTGTATTGGATATGCAAATTCAAGAGTTTAATGATCGTTTTGACGAGGTAAACACTGAATTGCTTAGTTGCACTGCGTCTTTGAGCCCTTTTGGTTCCTTCCACGAGTTTGACCAGTCGAAACTTGTGAGGTTATCTGAGTTTTATCCAGAAGATTTTTAGTTCTGTGGAGCGGATATCTCTTGAGCATCAACTTGGTATTTACATTGATAATATCCGTGAAGATAAAAGGTTTGCTAATTTGGAGAGTCTTGGAGATCTTGCACGTGTAATGAtggacacaaaaaaaacatctttcgCATCCTCTTGTTTATCGACTTTTGAAGTTGGTTTTGACTTTACCTGTTGCCACTGCTACAGTCGAGAGATGCTTTTCTGCGATGAAAATTGTGAAGACTACCTTGCGAAACCGAATGGGTGATCAGTTTTTAAATGATTgtatggtttgttttattgaaaaagaGCACTTAGATAAAGTGACAAATGAggtagtaataaaaaaatttcaagatatGGAAGATCGTAGAATAGTTTTGTAGGACTTCTTCGTATGTTTTTGTTAtgacaattttttaatattttatttttttggttttggattttttaataataatattattattatattttaattaattattttattaattattttgtgctCCATGTTAAATAAGTTTCTGCATGACCTCATCTGATctcaataaaacacacaacacaaaacccCAAAAGCAAACTCttaaattcttcttcttgtgacTCTCtacgtttccttcttcttctcttccctaTACACAATATAAAACCCTACCATTTTATGTATAGAGGACTAAGATCATTTCGAGTCTCTTCTATCCAAAACCTACATAATATCGAGATATTTATCCAATATAACATTACCAACAAAAACCTCCTCAAATGGCGGAGGAGTACGATGAATCTGAGGTACTATTCTCCAATGGTTTCAGCTCTGTTCACCAACtagatgaagaaaacaagaatcttCTGTTCGGTTCCTATGGAGATCAGTGGAACAAGCTAAGACAAGACGtatcaagaagaagacgacggagGACAAGGCCTTATCGAGCTCTCTCCCGGTGAATATTCCGGAGAACATGTTTCGTAGGTACGTTGAGAAAGAGGAGGAACATTTTGACGATGGAGAAGAGATAGTGCCGCC is a genomic window containing:
- the LOC104753267 gene encoding zinc finger MYM-type protein 1-like — its product is MVSHKIQTDLVHCFAEEVIESIIQEVNHDVFCLLVDESADVSTNEQVAVVFRFVDKDGIVKERFIGLIHVQDTSSGTLKCAVDSLFAKRGLSMKKLRGQGYDGASNMKGEFNGLRSLILRENSTAYYVHCFAHQLQLVVVAVAKKHFEVGDFFDMISVLLNVVGASCKRKDMVREDQRRIIEEGISQGEIKTGKGLNQELSFQSPGNTRWGSHYNTLVRLVDLFPSIVKVLEYVQSEGSDGVKRRQANGLIKYLHTFDFVFYLQLMLLLLGITNTLSVALQRKDQDILNAMSLVKSTKQQLYNLRDNGWDSLVEKVNSFCESHNTELIIMEEEFVDPKKPRRRTNMTNLHHYQVECLYTVLDMQIQEFNDRFDEVNTELLSCTASLSPFGSFHEFDQSKLVRLSEFYPEDF